DNA from Amycolatopsis sp. DSM 110486:
CGCCCGATCAGCACCCCGACGAACGCCGCTGTCAGCAACTCCGCACGCGCCTGCGCCTGCTCGACCCCCTCAGAGGTCAGCCGACGCGCAAGCGGCGTCACGATCCGGCGATGCAGCTCTTCCCGCGAAAACTCGTTGGCTTTCACATCGTCGTGCGGCTGGAGCGCAACCTGGTACAGCGGCCCCGGCCCCTGCCTGACCGCCCGCCCGACCAGCCCGCGCAACCGCTCGGCGTCCCCCAGATCCGCGAGCTCCTCGTCCCCCGTCTCCTCCTGCAACACGGCGACGTACAGCTGCGCCTTCCCCCCGAAATACCGCGCGATCATCGCCGGATCGACACCCGCCCGCTCGCCGATGTCGCGAATCGTCGCCTGCGCATACCCGCGCTCCGCGAACAACTCCGCCGCGGCCGCCAGTAAAGCGGCCCGCGTCCGCCCGGCATCCCGACGGCGCGGTGTGGGTCGGTCCGTCATCCGCGCGCTCCTTCGGTCGTTTTTCCGGGCAGCAGCATGCCGAACACGGCGGCCAGCACCCACACCGCCACCCCGGCGAAGGCGGCGACCGTGTAGCCGAGGGCGTTCGGGAAGTGTCGGCCGCCCGGCGTGTGCCCGACGAGGATCGCGGCGCTGAGCGCGCTGCCGGTGGAGTAGCCGACGTAGCGCAGCACCTGGTTGAAGCTCATCGCGCTGCCGGTCTCGTGCGCGGGCGTCCCGCGCGTGATCATGCCGGGCAGCACGGCGAAAACCGTGCCGACGGCGAGCCCCGTGGCCGCCATGACGACGATGAGCACCACGTAGTCGTGGCGCACGAAGCCGAACACGCCGACGCTCACCAGACCGACCAGCGAAGCCCCGGGGATCAGCACGCGCCCCCGCCCCCGCCGGATCACCGGCGGCGCGATGCGGCTGGCGAGCAGGCTCCCGATCGAGAACGGCAGCAACACCAGCCCGGCCACCACCACGGACCCGCCGAGCCCGCCGTCGGCCGGCGGCGTCTGGACGAACTGCACCATCAACGACGTCAGCAGATACATCCCCGTGCCGGACAACAGCGCCGCGACGTCGGCCGCGAGCACCCCCGGCAGCCGCAACAACCGCAGCTCCACCAGCGGGTGGCTGCTGCGTCCCTCGTGCCACACCCACGCCACCAGCGCGCCCACCGCGATGATCACCGATCCGACCGACGCGCCCGAACCCCAGCCCCACTCCTCACCCTTGCTGATCCACAGCAGCAACGCGCCCAGCCCCACCCCCAGCAGAACCGCCCCCGGCACGTCGAGCCGCTTCGCCTCGGCGTTCACGGCATGGGGCACCACTTTGATGGCCGCCACCAGCGCAACCGCCGCCACGACAGCCCCGAACCAGTAAGCGGCCTGCAGCCCACCCAGCTCCGTGATCAGCCCGGTCACCGGATACCCGAGCCCGACCCCGGCGACCGTCGTGATCGACAAGATCGCCATCGTCGGCCGCGCCTTCGCGGGCACCAACGCTTCCCGGGCCGCCACGATCGTCAGCGGCGTCAGCCCCAGCCCCGCGCCCTGCAATCCGCGCCCCACCAGCAACGCCACGAACCCGAACGGCAACGCCGCCAGCACACACCCCAGCACCACCAGCCCCAGCCCGACCAGGATCACGCCCCGCCGCGCCGGCCCGTCGCCGAGCCGCCCCATCACCGGCGTGACCATCGCCCCGACCACCAACGTCACCGTCAACGACCACTGCGCATCCCCCAGCGACACCCCGTGCACCACGGCCACCGCCGGAATCAGCGGCGCCCCCAGGCTGCTGATCACCGCCACGACGAGCCCGAGGAACACCAACGTGGGCACCAACCCACGCGCGGCTCGCTCAGCCGCGCGACTCTCGGCTACTTCCCTTGTGGCGCGCACGGACCTCGCGGCCGGCACGTCAAGAACGGGCCCGCCCAATCCCGACCTCGGACCGCGCACCTGCGAGGCAGCCTCGCCCGCGCCGCTCGCGGAGCACTGCGGTGCGTCGCCAGACCCGGGCGCAGGGCACTCGGGCATCTCGCCCGACGCGCGTACAGAACGCTCGTGCTGCCCGCTCACAAAAGCCCCGCAGCGCGCACACCGAACGCCCGACGGTCCGCCAATTCACCCGCAGGCAAGTCG
Protein-coding regions in this window:
- a CDS encoding MFS transporter; the encoded protein is MPTLVFLGLVVAVISSLGAPLIPAVAVVHGVSLGDAQWSLTVTLVVGAMVTPVMGRLGDGPARRGVILVGLGLVVLGCVLAALPFGFVALLVGRGLQGAGLGLTPLTIVAAREALVPAKARPTMAILSITTVAGVGLGYPVTGLITELGGLQAAYWFGAVVAAVALVAAIKVVPHAVNAEAKRLDVPGAVLLGVGLGALLLWISKGEEWGWGSGASVGSVIIAVGALVAWVWHEGRSSHPLVELRLLRLPGVLAADVAALLSGTGMYLLTSLMVQFVQTPPADGGLGGSVVVAGLVLLPFSIGSLLASRIAPPVIRRGRGRVLIPGASLVGLVSVGVFGFVRHDYVVLIVVMAATGLAVGTVFAVLPGMITRGTPAHETGSAMSFNQVLRYVGYSTGSALSAAILVGHTPGGRHFPNALGYTVAAFAGVAVWVLAAVFGMLLPGKTTEGARG
- a CDS encoding TetR/AcrR family transcriptional regulator; translation: MTDRPTPRRRDAGRTRAALLAAAAELFAERGYAQATIRDIGERAGVDPAMIARYFGGKAQLYVAVLQEETGDEELADLGDAERLRGLVGRAVRQGPGPLYQVALQPHDDVKANEFSREELHRRIVTPLARRLTSEGVEQAQARAELLTAAFVGVLIGRTSGALPELAALDEESLTALVTRLVSSME